The following proteins are co-located in the Candidatus Nitrotoga sp. AM1P genome:
- the bcsE gene encoding cellulose biosynthesis protein BcsE, whose amino-acid sequence MLGRFVSSIMRLLRKDNTLREATINQTHLGVLGLPADVGLCGAGLASVLLVRDEALGQCCALSSARNFRQAGPLAILASGESGQKFMDQFARSLDTSDKGNPGVLIFFRVTDDCAEIIGRQGANRFFDEIGVCGVTAQHTLLVQEGQAIFDWQNQDLFIKQWQAWKAWAADHHAPILLIIKDIKGAHGFLPLLRALPELVPNLAVLDADCGGGLLTVERWAGQGKSVHRQFGLKLSAQDKSLSLDGSEMDAREQVVFYAPDQGRVIATAATVAGVKGVPAEWTVVSNLSDMEAVCDNAVAATILLHADGDQEFEVLSRFVHRMRSSHPRSLKIVVRETTNKLRYNNELMLLHLGTNLMVYKEIPFSRVVQVINGMSDQIFSRPVENEYLLAVQAAEPNRIAGYLSPSTFCREVAAMLKRSERIDLGHSLVRLPILSRVAQLDALQACQARRLGDIFTADQNSIYLFLFACRESDVDSTLDRFFSVPVTELFSSHIIEPTPELIWESIGQLRRDNENSPMYDYSSVLQFDLPIREDKIKRSIATTGLQKQVRQISPSSLVETTEHPVGKHRTMRPFPLPRRATTDMLSTLSEQIL is encoded by the coding sequence ATGCTCGGGCGATTTGTGTCTTCGATCATGCGCTTATTGCGTAAAGACAATACTCTGAGGGAAGCCACGATCAATCAGACCCATCTGGGAGTGCTTGGTCTACCTGCTGATGTGGGCCTTTGCGGCGCCGGCCTGGCAAGTGTTTTGCTGGTGCGGGACGAGGCGCTAGGACAGTGTTGTGCACTTTCGTCAGCACGCAATTTCAGACAGGCAGGGCCGTTGGCCATATTGGCATCGGGAGAGTCTGGCCAGAAATTTATGGATCAGTTTGCCCGCAGTCTTGATACCTCCGATAAAGGCAATCCTGGAGTACTTATTTTTTTCCGTGTGACCGATGATTGTGCCGAGATCATCGGACGACAGGGTGCTAATCGCTTCTTTGATGAGATTGGTGTTTGTGGCGTGACAGCGCAGCACACTTTGCTGGTTCAGGAGGGTCAGGCGATTTTTGATTGGCAGAACCAAGATCTATTTATCAAACAGTGGCAAGCCTGGAAAGCTTGGGCAGCGGATCATCATGCGCCTATTCTGCTAATAATTAAAGATATTAAAGGAGCTCACGGTTTTTTGCCATTGCTGCGAGCCTTGCCGGAGCTTGTGCCCAATCTCGCCGTATTGGATGCGGATTGCGGTGGTGGTTTGTTAACTGTTGAACGGTGGGCGGGGCAGGGTAAGAGTGTGCATCGGCAATTTGGCTTGAAATTGTCTGCACAGGATAAGTCTCTGAGTTTAGATGGCTCTGAAATGGATGCTAGAGAACAGGTGGTTTTTTATGCGCCTGACCAGGGGCGAGTCATAGCGACAGCAGCTACCGTGGCGGGTGTCAAAGGTGTGCCCGCAGAATGGACAGTGGTAAGTAATCTGTCTGATATGGAAGCGGTTTGTGATAATGCGGTCGCCGCTACTATCCTGTTGCATGCGGATGGTGACCAGGAGTTTGAAGTGCTATCGCGATTTGTTCATCGTATGCGCTCGTCCCACCCCCGTTCCCTGAAAATTGTTGTGCGAGAGACTACCAATAAGCTTCGTTACAACAACGAGTTGATGCTCCTGCATTTGGGGACCAACTTGATGGTGTACAAGGAAATTCCATTCTCTCGCGTAGTGCAGGTTATAAATGGCATGTCTGACCAGATATTCAGCCGCCCGGTTGAGAATGAATATCTTCTTGCCGTGCAGGCCGCTGAGCCGAACCGGATTGCCGGCTACCTATCGCCGTCCACCTTTTGTCGCGAAGTGGCGGCAATGCTCAAGCGTTCAGAACGTATTGATCTGGGCCATAGCCTGGTACGCCTTCCCATTCTTTCCAGGGTGGCACAACTGGATGCTCTTCAGGCTTGCCAGGCAAGAAGACTTGGCGATATTTTTACTGCTGATCAGAATAGTATTTATCTGTTTTTGTTTGCTTGTCGAGAGTCGGATGTGGATTCGACTCTCGATCGTTTTTTTTCCGTGCCCGTGACGGAGCTGTTTTCTTCCCATATTATTGAGCCGACACCAGAGTTGATCTGGGAGTCCATCGGTCAGTTGCGGCGAGACAACGAAAACTCGCCTATGTACGATTATTCATCAGTACTGCAATTTGATTTGCCGATTCGGGAAGACAAAATCAAGCGCTCGATCGCAACAACTGGCCTCCAGAAGCAGGTGAGGCAGATTTCACCGTCTTCATTGGTTGAAACCACTGAGCACCCAGTGGGCAAGCACCGTACCATGCGACCTTTTCCCCTGCCGCGGCGTGCAACGACGGACATGCTTTCTACTTTGTCTGAACAAATTCTTTAG
- the bcsQ gene encoding cellulose biosynthesis protein BcsQ, with translation MFKIAIVSAAGGVGRSTLTASLATLLAQREIAALALDFDPQNLLSTLLGSDEASLSGLLPDFLTRKEFGKSALVNANEVACLPFGRANEASLVTFEQHLRAEPEWLKKCIAQVDYPSGAFLLMDTPRLPSLYARQAVVAADLVLAVLAPDVRSLALLPVVENTLSRCAPGSQLIYVVNSLDSTRALQSDLLARFRSTLQMRLSPYPVHRDEAIPRAVANRTNLQSLSPDSLVAHDLNGLLNWLLAGPASSLDGRAQV, from the coding sequence ATGTTCAAGATTGCCATTGTTTCAGCTGCAGGCGGGGTAGGTCGATCCACCCTGACGGCCAGCCTGGCCACCTTACTTGCCCAGCGCGAAATTGCGGCCCTGGCTTTGGACTTTGATCCCCAAAATTTATTATCCACTCTACTCGGTAGTGATGAAGCTAGTCTAAGCGGGCTGCTGCCAGATTTTTTAACAAGGAAAGAGTTTGGCAAGAGTGCGCTTGTCAATGCAAATGAAGTGGCTTGTTTGCCATTTGGCCGAGCTAATGAAGCTAGCCTGGTCACTTTTGAGCAACATCTGCGTGCAGAACCCGAATGGCTCAAGAAATGTATCGCTCAGGTTGATTATCCGTCAGGAGCTTTTCTATTAATGGATACGCCCCGCCTGCCGTCTCTCTATGCACGCCAGGCTGTAGTTGCAGCGGATCTGGTGCTTGCTGTGCTGGCGCCAGATGTTCGCTCCCTGGCTTTGTTACCAGTGGTGGAAAATACGCTATCCCGGTGCGCTCCAGGGAGTCAGCTCATCTATGTGGTAAATAGTTTGGATAGCACTCGGGCGCTGCAAAGTGATCTATTGGCACGATTTCGGTCGACTTTACAAATGCGACTATCTCCTTATCCCGTACATCGGGATGAAGCGATTCCACGTGCTGTCGCAAATCGAACGAACTTACAAAGCTTAAGTCCGGATTCTCTGGTCGCTCATGATTTGAACGGCCTGCTCAACTGGCTACTTGCTGGGCCCGCAAGCAGCCTCGACGGAAGGGCGCAAGTTTGA
- the bcsA gene encoding UDP-forming cellulose synthase catalytic subunit, protein MIRPVVLWVARHLGVSQPDQPSLWLKRLFWLPHADELTELAHSEIRSRLDPLDWLAEKLGVVDKRSVWQWLLYLFVFPSGHAARTETSFWRTFLTLSVDTIGLLFLTVEWIVLAGVRALSWLWQRLLSFLPAVNHEAVGRRLEGWLETPSFRKPWLLWLLVLFSTFFFWLVVTTPFTWFGQFLFLVCLWGAALFVRRIPGNLPALILIALSVLASCRYGWWRLTQTIPLDSGWETFLAIGLLLAEIYTWLVLLLGYIQNAWPLKRHTLSLPLDTSLWPSVDVFIPTYNEPLKVLEPTVLAAKGIDWPSDKLNIYILDDGRRDEFRRFAKEAGVGYIIRPDNAHSKAGNLNHALKLTHGEYVAIFDCDHLPTNSFLRSTMGWFFKDKRCAMLQTPHHFFSPDTFERNLGTFRRVPNEGALFYGLIQDGNDFWNATFFCGSCAVLRRGPLEEVGGVAVETVTEDAHTALKLHRLGYTTAYINIPLAAGLATESLSSHIGQRIRWARGMAQIFRIDNPFLGKGLSFFQRICYSNAMLHFFYGIPRLIFLTAPLTYLYFEVHIISAAAAMLALYVLPHMLQANLANAHIQGSHRHSFWAEVYESVLAWYIILPTAVAIFNPKAGKFNVTAKGGLIEHSFFDWAISKPYIVLAVLNIVGLTIGLGRLFFWNTFEMGTVLLNLTWTIYNLLILGAAIGVATEARQVRVSHRVSANLLVALHFTDGSTKMCRTEDYSMTGLGLLLDRELALPVKERVWVSLWHGEVEFAFPARVIASHGKKLGVQFDNLSIEQEANLVRCTFARADAWSNWSDEQGADRPLQSFKEIAIFGFKGYRSLWRNLGKGLARQRQSVQGWLGRQMI, encoded by the coding sequence TTGATACGTCCTGTTGTCCTCTGGGTTGCTCGTCATTTAGGTGTGTCTCAACCAGACCAACCAAGCCTATGGCTGAAGCGACTGTTCTGGTTGCCGCATGCTGATGAGTTGACTGAATTGGCTCATTCGGAGATTAGATCGCGCCTTGATCCGCTGGACTGGCTAGCTGAGAAACTGGGTGTGGTTGACAAGCGTAGTGTCTGGCAGTGGTTGCTGTATTTATTTGTTTTTCCTTCGGGCCACGCCGCGCGTACTGAAACCTCTTTCTGGCGTACCTTTCTAACCTTGTCGGTTGACACTATCGGCCTGTTGTTTTTAACAGTGGAGTGGATTGTACTGGCAGGCGTGCGAGCCCTGAGCTGGCTTTGGCAGCGGCTACTTTCTTTTCTGCCGGCAGTGAACCACGAGGCAGTTGGTCGCCGCTTGGAGGGCTGGCTGGAGACACCGTCTTTTCGAAAACCTTGGCTACTGTGGTTACTGGTTCTGTTTTCAACATTCTTTTTCTGGCTGGTAGTCACCACTCCCTTTACCTGGTTTGGACAGTTTTTATTCCTTGTTTGCTTGTGGGGAGCTGCACTGTTTGTACGGCGTATTCCCGGTAATCTGCCCGCTCTGATACTGATCGCCCTTTCAGTGCTCGCTTCATGTCGTTACGGCTGGTGGCGATTGACCCAGACCATTCCGTTGGATTCCGGCTGGGAGACTTTTCTTGCCATCGGTTTGCTCCTTGCGGAGATATACACTTGGCTGGTTCTTCTGCTCGGCTATATTCAGAATGCCTGGCCGCTCAAGCGGCACACCTTGAGCCTGCCATTGGATACTTCCTTGTGGCCCAGTGTTGATGTCTTCATTCCCACCTACAACGAACCGCTCAAGGTGTTGGAACCGACGGTTCTTGCAGCTAAGGGGATAGACTGGCCCAGTGATAAGCTCAATATTTATATTCTTGACGATGGGCGGCGGGATGAATTTCGCCGCTTTGCCAAGGAAGCTGGCGTGGGCTACATCATTCGACCCGACAACGCCCATTCTAAGGCGGGTAATCTGAACCATGCACTAAAATTGACCCACGGTGAATACGTGGCTATTTTTGACTGCGACCATCTACCTACTAATTCCTTTCTGCGGTCTACAATGGGCTGGTTTTTCAAGGATAAGCGTTGCGCCATGCTGCAAACGCCCCATCACTTTTTTTCTCCTGACACCTTTGAGCGTAATCTCGGCACTTTCCGTCGTGTCCCCAACGAAGGCGCCTTGTTCTATGGCTTGATCCAGGACGGCAATGATTTCTGGAATGCCACCTTTTTTTGTGGCTCTTGTGCGGTGTTGCGTAGAGGGCCACTCGAAGAGGTGGGAGGGGTTGCCGTGGAAACGGTGACCGAAGATGCTCACACCGCCCTGAAACTTCACCGGCTTGGTTACACCACCGCCTATATTAATATTCCCCTGGCAGCAGGGCTGGCTACCGAAAGCCTCTCTAGCCACATCGGGCAGCGTATTCGCTGGGCACGGGGTATGGCGCAGATTTTCAGAATCGACAATCCATTCCTGGGTAAGGGGCTGAGCTTCTTTCAACGCATCTGCTACAGCAACGCGATGCTGCATTTTTTCTACGGCATTCCGCGTCTTATTTTTCTGACGGCCCCTCTGACCTATCTTTATTTTGAAGTTCATATAATCAGCGCGGCGGCCGCTATGCTCGCTCTTTATGTGTTGCCCCATATGTTGCAGGCCAATCTGGCTAATGCACATATCCAGGGATCACATCGGCACTCGTTCTGGGCTGAGGTATATGAATCAGTTTTGGCTTGGTACATCATCCTGCCCACAGCTGTCGCCATCTTCAATCCGAAAGCCGGAAAATTCAATGTCACAGCTAAAGGAGGCTTGATCGAGCACTCTTTCTTCGACTGGGCTATTTCCAAGCCGTATATTGTGCTAGCTGTCCTTAATATTGTCGGGTTGACCATCGGTCTGGGACGGCTTTTTTTCTGGAACACTTTTGAAATGGGCACGGTGTTGCTCAACCTGACCTGGACAATTTACAACCTCCTGATATTGGGTGCAGCTATTGGCGTCGCCACTGAAGCCAGACAGGTGCGAGTATCCCACCGAGTATCTGCCAATTTGCTGGTGGCACTGCATTTTACGGATGGGAGTACCAAAATGTGTCGCACCGAAGACTATTCCATGACTGGCCTTGGTCTATTGCTTGATCGCGAATTAGCATTGCCGGTGAAAGAACGGGTTTGGGTTTCACTTTGGCATGGCGAGGTGGAATTCGCCTTTCCAGCAAGGGTAATTGCCAGTCATGGCAAAAAGCTTGGTGTTCAGTTCGACAATTTGAGCATAGAGCAGGAAGCAAATCTGGTTCGGTGTACTTTTGCTCGAGCCGATGCCTGGAGCAATTGGTCGGACGAGCAGGGCGCGGATCGCCCACTACAGAGCTTCAAAGAAATCGCCATCTTCGGATTTAAAGGTTACCGTAGTCTGTGGCGAAACCTGGGCAAAGGTTTGGCAAGGCAGCGTCAGTCAGTTCAGGGTTGGCTTGGGAGACAAATGATTTAA
- a CDS encoding STN domain-containing protein — protein MTLTQRLRAIHTMFYGLATLASMTMATPFAYAADTAQIQPALKHYDVPAGPLATRLNDLARTAGVLLSLDPALTEGKRTNGISGDYALPDAFARLLAGSDVEAVAISGGRYTLKTLPVVPMQRRAELNATTLPEVRVSAAMNNKETAYGPLTGYVAKRSATATKTDTPIIEIPQSISVITRDELDDRGVQGMTEALRYIPGVVVDNFGYEPRGFEYLLMRGFNRTNSANFRDSLHQLTEGLFYSSLS, from the coding sequence TTGACGCTCACACAGCGTTTACGCGCTATTCATACCATGTTTTATGGCTTAGCCACATTAGCCAGCATGACAATGGCAACACCATTCGCCTATGCAGCGGATACTGCGCAGATCCAGCCAGCACTCAAACACTATGACGTTCCTGCCGGACCGCTTGCTACCCGCTTAAATGACCTCGCCCGAACAGCGGGTGTGCTCTTGTCGCTCGATCCGGCACTCACTGAAGGCAAGCGTACCAATGGAATATCAGGTGACTATGCGCTTCCAGATGCATTTGCAAGATTATTGGCTGGTTCAGATGTTGAAGCAGTTGCGATTTCAGGTGGCCGGTACACCCTAAAAACCTTACCCGTTGTTCCGATGCAGCGGAGAGCTGAGCTCAATGCAACGACATTACCCGAAGTTAGGGTGTCGGCGGCAATGAACAATAAAGAAACTGCCTATGGCCCATTAACGGGTTATGTTGCCAAGCGTAGCGCTACGGCAACCAAGACCGACACCCCGATTATCGAAATACCGCAATCAATCTCCGTGATTACCCGTGACGAACTTGACGACCGCGGCGTTCAAGGGATGACGGAAGCATTACGATATATCCCTGGCGTAGTCGTCGACAATTTTGGATACGAACCCAGAGGCTTCGAGTATCTCCTTATGCGTGGCTTCAATAGAACCAATTCAGCCAATTTCCGGGACAGCCTACACCAGCTAACAGAAGGGCTGTTCTACTCGTCTTTATCTTAG
- a CDS encoding diacylglycerol kinase codes for MTNLNPHKASGLRRLVNALSYSLSGLLLAWQDEAAFRQEVILAIVLVPVAFMVPVDVTQRVLLVASVMLVLVVEMINSAIEANVDRVSLDIHPLAKRAKDMGSAAVLLALMNAILIWAMILWSLR; via the coding sequence ATGACAAATCTGAACCCTCACAAAGCTTCCGGGTTACGCCGGCTGGTGAATGCCCTGAGCTATTCCCTGTCTGGACTACTACTTGCATGGCAAGATGAGGCCGCTTTTCGTCAGGAAGTTATTCTCGCCATCGTTCTTGTGCCCGTGGCCTTCATGGTGCCGGTGGACGTGACCCAGCGGGTGTTGTTGGTGGCCAGCGTTATGCTGGTATTGGTAGTGGAAATGATTAACTCGGCCATTGAAGCCAATGTAGATCGGGTATCACTGGATATCCATCCATTGGCCAAGAGGGCAAAGGACATGGGCAGCGCTGCCGTTTTGTTGGCACTAATGAATGCCATTTTGATTTGGGCCATGATTTTGTGGTCTCTTAGGTAA
- a CDS encoding FecR domain-containing protein — translation MATKNPIGSAAMPKQATTFAEGGLPFNPRIAQQASEWLVLLISGTATDKDRHAWEKWRNADPEHGRAWRHIENINQRLQCIPTDIVFKTLAPNVLQGRRRLIKALTVLLMASGTGLLVRQTTPWREWTADYRTGTGEQRKLTLVDGTLIVLNTISAIDVDYSDTIRLIQLRTGEMFITTARDKPAATLMRPFVVETAEGTVRALGTRFVVRQEDGRSHVAVYEGAVEIAPFDASDQKIVVPAGQALSFTRQTRDTFLSADENSIAWTEGMIVAEKIRLGDFIDSLRRYRNGYLICDPAAANLLVSGVFPLKNTDSVLASLTDSLPVSIHYRTRFWVTVVHK, via the coding sequence ATGGCCACCAAGAATCCTATTGGTTCTGCTGCTATGCCTAAACAAGCGACTACTTTTGCGGAGGGTGGATTACCATTTAACCCCCGTATTGCCCAGCAAGCATCAGAATGGCTAGTCTTGCTAATTTCCGGTACTGCCACAGATAAAGATCGCCATGCATGGGAGAAGTGGCGCAACGCTGACCCAGAGCATGGTCGTGCTTGGCGCCACATTGAAAATATCAACCAGCGCCTTCAGTGCATACCAACTGATATTGTCTTCAAAACATTGGCTCCCAATGTTCTGCAAGGTCGCCGTCGCTTAATTAAGGCACTAACTGTATTGCTCATGGCTAGTGGAACGGGCTTGCTCGTCCGACAGACAACACCTTGGCGTGAATGGACTGCCGACTATCGAACCGGCACCGGTGAGCAGCGTAAACTTACGTTGGTAGACGGCACGCTCATTGTGCTCAATACCATTAGCGCCATTGATGTGGATTACAGCGACACGATAAGATTAATACAGCTGCGCACTGGTGAAATGTTTATTACCACAGCTCGAGATAAGCCAGCAGCAACATTGATGCGACCCTTCGTTGTTGAAACCGCAGAAGGCACAGTGCGTGCACTCGGCACACGTTTCGTTGTACGACAAGAAGACGGCCGTAGCCATGTGGCCGTCTATGAAGGCGCGGTTGAAATTGCACCTTTCGATGCCAGCGATCAAAAGATCGTCGTGCCAGCCGGACAAGCACTTAGCTTTACCCGTCAAACCAGAGATACCTTTTTATCGGCTGATGAAAATTCTATCGCCTGGACCGAAGGCATGATCGTCGCCGAAAAAATACGCTTGGGCGACTTTATCGACAGCCTGCGCCGTTATCGAAATGGATACCTGATCTGCGATCCAGCAGCTGCGAATCTGCTCGTTTCCGGCGTTTTTCCATTGAAAAATACGGACAGCGTCTTGGCATCGCTCACTGATTCGCTGCCAGTCAGTATTCATTATCGAACCAGATTTTGGGTGACTGTGGTACACAAGTAA
- a CDS encoding sigma-70 family RNA polymerase sigma factor: MATADTISQEIESLYSNHHGWLCGWLRKKLEAHCDAVDFAHDTFLRILTSRDLFCIREPRAYLATVAGGLVAHHYRRRAIETAYLDALTSLPEPETPSPEYSAILLETLIEIDQLLDNLPLKARRAFLLAQLEGLTYAEIAQQLGVSVSMIKQYMLRATQQCYFSLSF, translated from the coding sequence ATGGCAACGGCAGATACCATTTCTCAGGAAATTGAATCACTCTACAGTAATCATCATGGTTGGCTGTGTGGGTGGTTGCGCAAAAAATTGGAGGCACACTGTGACGCGGTTGATTTTGCACACGACACTTTCCTGCGTATTCTTACGTCACGCGACCTATTTTGTATCCGCGAACCGCGCGCTTACCTCGCCACGGTTGCAGGCGGATTAGTCGCACATCATTATCGTCGGCGTGCCATTGAAACAGCCTATCTTGATGCACTGACCAGCTTGCCAGAACCGGAAACTCCTTCTCCAGAATACAGCGCTATTCTGTTGGAAACATTAATCGAGATTGATCAATTGCTCGACAATTTGCCCCTGAAAGCACGCCGAGCGTTCTTGCTGGCGCAACTCGAAGGTTTGACTTATGCGGAAATTGCTCAGCAATTGGGTGTGTCCGTCAGCATGATTAAACAATATATGCTGCGTGCTACACAGCAATGTTATTTTTCACTCTCGTTCTGA
- the bcsG gene encoding cellulose biosynthesis protein BcsG, with the protein MGYWSIYFIAKLGLFYSGFIGFHWLPNLAFAIVLVLPLASTRHRLIRAMLAIPVGLALLYHDSWLPPISRVLSQKQALTGFGSDYLLELLGRFVNIWVIAVLGLLLVVYLLLRRRLRFATLAFLGILSAPFASLQGGNAVSVVAPHPTLVNGSATVLPKQEPTAQLETFYAVEQGKRVSFPAIADSAAPFDVVFLHVCSLSWDDMDYVGENNSTLLNHFDVVFRRFNTAASYSGPGALRLFHSNCGQLPHRKLYEVDASQCNLFRNFEAAGFEVRGLLNHDGHFDQFAGMVQEPSGIGVKLDDNRFAPVVMHSFDDTPIYEDFPLLSEWWTRQPPSVRPRVLYYNTIALHDGNRVSGVKSRSSLETFKPRLDKLMSDFDRFITFLEGKGRPVVVILVPEHGAALRGDKVQISGMREIPNPKITLVPAAIKLVGFKGKSGDAPHQPLQVDKSVSYFAISTLLADFIADSPFAGTGGKPLAERVQNLPGTPFVSENEDIVVIGRDNGYLMRSEGTWIDYQPGL; encoded by the coding sequence ATGGGTTACTGGAGTATTTACTTTATTGCCAAGCTAGGCTTGTTTTACAGTGGATTTATTGGCTTTCACTGGCTTCCTAATCTGGCCTTCGCCATTGTACTCGTGCTGCCCCTGGCGTCTACTCGGCATCGCCTGATTCGTGCGATGCTGGCCATTCCAGTGGGGCTGGCGTTGCTGTACCATGATTCCTGGTTGCCACCGATTTCGCGCGTGCTGTCCCAGAAGCAAGCTTTAACAGGGTTTGGTAGCGATTATTTGCTTGAACTCCTGGGCCGCTTTGTGAATATCTGGGTGATTGCTGTTCTGGGTCTCCTGCTAGTAGTTTATTTGCTGTTGCGTCGCCGTCTACGTTTTGCCACTCTGGCTTTTCTTGGCATCCTGAGCGCGCCCTTTGCTAGTCTGCAGGGTGGCAATGCTGTCTCGGTCGTTGCTCCTCACCCGACGTTAGTGAATGGAAGCGCTACGGTTTTGCCTAAGCAGGAGCCGACCGCCCAGTTGGAAACTTTTTACGCCGTCGAACAGGGCAAACGGGTGAGCTTTCCAGCTATTGCAGATTCTGCTGCGCCCTTTGATGTGGTGTTCCTGCATGTCTGTTCTCTTTCATGGGACGATATGGATTATGTGGGCGAAAACAACTCGACCCTGTTAAATCATTTTGACGTAGTGTTTCGTCGTTTTAATACTGCCGCCAGCTATAGTGGCCCAGGTGCTTTACGTTTGTTTCACAGTAATTGCGGTCAGCTTCCGCACCGCAAGCTGTATGAAGTGGATGCGTCCCAATGCAATCTTTTCCGTAATTTTGAGGCTGCCGGCTTTGAAGTGCGGGGCTTGCTTAACCATGATGGACACTTCGACCAATTTGCAGGTATGGTACAAGAGCCATCCGGTATCGGGGTAAAACTGGATGACAATCGCTTCGCACCCGTAGTGATGCACAGTTTTGACGATACTCCTATTTATGAGGATTTCCCGCTACTCTCGGAGTGGTGGACACGCCAGCCGCCATCAGTTCGGCCTCGAGTCTTGTATTACAACACTATTGCCTTGCATGATGGAAACCGTGTTTCTGGGGTTAAGTCACGCTCTAGTCTTGAAACTTTCAAACCGCGACTGGATAAATTAATGTCAGATTTTGATCGTTTCATTACTTTCCTGGAGGGCAAAGGAAGGCCGGTGGTGGTGATTTTAGTGCCGGAACATGGTGCTGCTTTGCGGGGAGACAAGGTGCAGATATCCGGTATGCGTGAAATTCCCAATCCCAAGATCACACTGGTGCCCGCCGCCATCAAACTGGTAGGCTTCAAGGGCAAATCCGGGGATGCACCACATCAACCCTTGCAGGTGGATAAGTCAGTAAGTTACTTTGCGATTAGCACACTTCTTGCCGACTTTATCGCGGACAGTCCTTTTGCCGGAACGGGCGGCAAACCGCTGGCGGAGCGGGTACAAAATCTGCCGGGTACACCTTTCGTGAGCGAAAACGAGGATATCGTTGTTATTGGGCGTGACAACGGTTACCTGATGCGCTCTGAGGGCACATGGATCGATTATCAGCCTGGGCTGTGA